The genomic stretch GATAGCTGAGGTTAATAGAATGTCTCGACGTGCCATCTTCCCGCACCGGGTTATAACGAATGTTGAGCATTTCATTGCTGGAGCAAAACCTTTCTATGATGCTGACTCCGAGGACTCGCCAGTTGGCAGTGCCGCCGGTGCTCTGAGATTCACCTAGCTAATTAATGGCTAAGCTCATAAGGCCAGCGGTTAGACTAGGCGGGTGAGTCAAAAGCAGCGGTCATGGGGGCTGGCTATCGCCTGGATAGCGTTAGTTGTTATCGTCCTAGGCGCGGCTGGATTCGCCTTTTGGCAATTGGTGGGCACTAACCAACTAGCTGCTAACCGTAGCGCCAAAGCTGTGCGAGAATTTCATGGCTCGTGCAGCCAGGGGAGCCAAACTGATGTGATTGGCTTGTTGACTCTGCCCGGTAAGGACGCTGTTCCCGTCCTTAATGGTGTAGCCAAAAAGCAATTAGAAACAGGGGTCGGCTGGTATCCAAATAGCGCCAAACCCGGTGAAAACGGCAACCTGGCCATAGCTGGGTATCGGCTAACTAACGGTCAACCGTTCCACGATTTGCTGGACTTGGCCGAGGGTGACCAAATCACTCTAGCCACCTGCGCATCAACGTACACCTATGAGGTTGAGGTTGCGCCAGCAGAATTGAGTGTCGATGTTAGCGACGATTGGGTCTTAGATGCGGTGCCTGGCGATTCTGGAAAAGTCGCTAACGCGAAAATGCTAACCCTAACCACCAGCCAAGATCTGCTACCCACCAGGGATCGGTCAGTAGCATTCGCTAAATTCGTTGCTGAAAGTGATTGAGCTGGCATCACCTATCCAACACCATTACGCTTTTGCTATGGACAACAGCCGAGAAACCCTATTGTCAGCGATAAACACTAAAGCCATTATTCGCGGCAAATTCACCCTAGCCAGCGGACGCGAAGCCGACTATTACGTCGATATGCGACGGGTGACCCTAGACGGTGAAGCTGGCCCGCTAGTTGGCAAGGTGATGCTTGATTTAGTGTCTGACTTGGACTTTGACGCAGTGGGCGGGCTGACGATGGGCGCTGATCCGGTGGCGTTCTCGGTGATGCTGGCCGCTCATGCCACCGGACGCCACCTGGACGCATTCGTG from Vaginimicrobium propionicum encodes the following:
- a CDS encoding sortase domain-bontaining protein, whose product is MSQKQRSWGLAIAWIALVVIVLGAAGFAFWQLVGTNQLAANRSAKAVREFHGSCSQGSQTDVIGLLTLPGKDAVPVLNGVAKKQLETGVGWYPNSAKPGENGNLAIAGYRLTNGQPFHDLLDLAEGDQITLATCASTYTYEVEVAPAELSVDVSDDWVLDAVPGDSGKVANAKMLTLTTSQDLLPTRDRSVAFAKFVAESD
- the pyrE gene encoding orotate phosphoribosyltransferase, producing the protein MDNSRETLLSAINTKAIIRGKFTLASGREADYYVDMRRVTLDGEAGPLVGKVMLDLVSDLDFDAVGGLTMGADPVAFSVMLAAHATGRHLDAFVVRKEAKSHGTQRRIEGPDVAGRKVLVVEDTSTTGGSALTAVEALRQAGAEPVAVAVVVDRDTGASQRIREAGLDYRYAFGLDELAI